From one Rosa rugosa chromosome 4, drRosRugo1.1, whole genome shotgun sequence genomic stretch:
- the LOC133707105 gene encoding transcription factor bHLH80-like produces the protein MQPAPGESGGEVTRGGGGGLGRFCSAPASWLEALLDDEEEDPLKPTQCLTDLLADNCEGPGSTAVGFGSDTTADPAAAFLRQNSSPADFVGNSSDGSEGYFSGFGIPASLDYASNPNFSNVSSSSADKRVRDVKMEEGGFEESGTLRVRAKRGCATHPRSIAERVRRTRISDRIRKLQELVPNMDKQTNTADMLDEAVEYVKFLQKQIQELSEHQRRCKCFAKE, from the exons ATGCAACCGGCACCTGGCGAAAGTGGAGGAGAAGTGACTCGCGGAGGTGGAGGAGGACTCGGCCGGTTCTGCTCGGCCCCGGCGTCATGGTTGGAAGCGCTGCTTGATGACGAAGAAGAGGACCCTTTGAAGCCCACCCAATGCCTCACCGACCTTCTTGCCGATAACTGCGAGGGGCCCGGTTCGACGGCAGTGGGGTTCGGTTCGGATACGACGGCGGATCCAGCTGCGGCGTTTCTGAGGCAGAACAGCTCTCCGGCCGACTTTGTCGGGAATTCGAGTGATGGGTCCGAAGGGTATTTCTCCGGCTTCGGGATTCCGGCCAGCCTCGACTATGCCTCGAACCCGAATTTCAGtaatgtttcttcttcttcggctgATAAGCGGGTTAGGGATGTG AAAATGGAGGAAGGTGGATTCGAGGAGTCAGGGACTCTAAGGGTTAGGGCAAAGCGAGGTTGTGCTACTCATCCAAGGAGTATCGCTGAAAGG GTCAGGAGGACTCGAATTAGTGACCGGATAAGGAAGCTTCAGGAGCTTGTACCCAACATGGATAAG CAAACTAATACCGCAGATATGTTAGATGAGGCAGTGGAGTATGTGAAGTTTCTTCAGAAGCAGATTCAG GAACTCTCAGAGCATCAGCGCAGGTGCAAAT